Genomic window (Primulina eburnea isolate SZY01 chromosome 8, ASM2296580v1, whole genome shotgun sequence):
AAGCTATAAGGTAGCTGGAAGAAGCCAAAGATTGAAGAGGGATGATGCCAATATCAGAAACCACGACAAGAACGCCATGGCAGCAGAAAGTTGATATCTGGAGCATATCTTTTGGCTGCAGAAGGAGCCTCCAAAAGCAAACAGGATACTCGTCACGCTAGCCGTTGAACAAGACGCAGCCAAAGCCAAAAACGACAGAACCTGAGAAAGGATATGGCCTTTATAAGAATATTTTGCAAGTGATGTTAAAACAAAGAAATTATTggatataaatatgattaaattTGTACCCAATCTCCTATAACAACGATCGAAAGTATTCCTGGATGACGGGCAGTGCGTTTTATGAAAAGAGAGAAGATATCCACCACTGCTAATGTCAAGCTCCACGGAATCACTAGAGCCATGATGGTGACCAGGAAACTGTGAGCAGAAACAGTAACGGCATGTTACATAATgaagaaaaaaatatcaaatcaCGCAGAAGAAACAATGGTATTAATACTCGGCCAAGTATGCTAACTTGTAGAATATTTTTCCAAATCGATTTTGTAATGCATCAAGATCTAACATTTATCAAGCTAATACATATATTAAACCCACCCTATTCAAAGCACAAGACAGAGACACGATACTTCGCAACTGAAGGGTGTAGTATATTAATTTTTCTTAGTTGTAGACTGATAGTTGATCAATGAACAGAAAGGGAATGCTAATACAACCCTTGATCTCGAACCACTTTACGACGATAAAAAAACATGTTGGCTTCAGACAATAACAGATGCTTGATCCTACTAGTTTGGTAATGCATTGAAACTAAATCTTGTGACGCTTGTGGTCGATATATAGATCATCTCAAAATTTTAAGCTTTTTTCAAATCTCCATCAGTAATGTGAAAAAGGTTCTAACCACTCGAAGAAGCGATCTGAAACCAAAAAAGAAAAGCTACCTTTCCCATCCTTGAAGAGAAGGTGCAAATCTTTCATCCATGATTTCGGTAaacattcaaaattttcaatctcAAATCCTGATTAATCACGTCCTACTTCTAAATTCTTGAATTCATCACTAGATTGACAACTAAATTTCTCAACTTAAATCTTTAACCACCCAACTTCATCTGATACCGACTCTGTAAAAATGTCTACCAATTGTAACCGACACTTATGACTTATCAGCAGTAAAATTATTAAAGCACAACACAACCACATGATCAGAAAACATGTCCATAATCCAATTGGAAACTCTACATCCTAGAAAATCAATACTACCAATCAAGAACAAAGAAAACATTAAAAACAGTATTCAAACAAAAGAAAGGAAAGTAAGAAGAAACGAAACAAGGGTGTTCTCTAAGAATCAAACAAACTGAAAAGACACCATCTTTAAGTTTAAAACTTTTTACCAGAAAGCAGTGTAACTGTAAAACTCGACATCAAAACACATAAAGAGCAATGAAGCAACAGCAAAAAGGGCCTGTCCCAATCTCAAAGCCAGGCTCGCACTTGTCCCCGAATCCCCAGGCAAAAAATCCATATAATCTGTACATAAATCCCTATGTTATCCCGAATTCATGCAGACACGATCTTTGTATGCCTGTGATGGTGATCACAGCACAACTTCCTCACACCCATATAATCCTCTGCTCAAGGCCATTCATCGAAAGATGAGAACTGGGAAATGGAAGCAAATTCTTAAAGGCTTTCCATGGAAAATTTAAAGCAAGCGTTCTCTTTGATGGGTCGTGAAAAGTTTTTCCGGAAGGAAAAAACAGCGGTGGAGATTGGTGGAGCGAGGAAATGACATGGTGGCGACCAGACCTTTCCCCCTGTCTTTttctctttaattaattaattcagtCATAATCATATATCATAGTCGTGTACATTACTATTGaattgaataaaataaaatatgcatGCAAAATGTATTCGAAATATGTGGTACATCATTTAATCATATACTGAATACATATGAATTGAGAAGCCTTTTTTTCCTGAAAAGGTTGTTGAACAGATCATCTATAATGTATATAAATTGAGTAGTGAGACATCTCACGAAGGtgcaaccctaccgatattcacaataaaaagtaatattcttagcataaaaaataagattttttcatggatgtcataaataagatattcgtctcacaaaatacgatccataAGAGCatctcacaaaagtttttgtcatataaaTATCGAAATTCTTACGTTTGATTTTGTGAaatcaattaatttttattaaaatatattatttatttaaataaaaaaaatttactgatAATTATAAGATCtaaataaactttaaaaattcGCGTATTATATCTACGAATTATATATTTAACATCGTTAtccaaataataattaaaaattataataaaattttataaattattttacacGTAATTCCCTAATGCATATAAAAAGAAAACACGTAGAATGTTCGTTGGTGAGTGAGTCTAATATTTTCACGGTTGATCAAAAAAGTTGACTATTGGCCAGATTCCTATATTGAGCGGTTGCGGCTTCAATTTAAGTCCCACCATCCATGGCTTTAAACTACTTCAAATTCAACGTTCAATCTCCATTAATTcttttaaaattatcacactATACATATTCTTAagtataaattatttatttttaattattatttatgaaGAATATATCTTATTTATACCACGGATTTCTTGGGGTATTTCATGTGTCAATGACAAAGATTTTAGAAAAATGACATCGGATTCAAGGGTTTTGCTTTGCCATTTATCCCATCGATCATGTTTTAAAAACTattgttatttttgaaaataagagttgaaatttttgaatattgaaaataaaaattgtaaatattgaaaattagtgtgtagcAATGTATGTaataatgtatttatttttgaattattttaaaaaaattataaatagatctctcaatTT
Coding sequences:
- the LOC140837642 gene encoding CASP-like protein 5C1 codes for the protein MDFLPGDSGTSASLALRLGQALFAVASLLFMCFDVEFYSYTAFCFLVTIMALVIPWSLTLAVVDIFSLFIKRTARHPGILSIVVIGDWVLSFLALAASCSTASVTSILFAFGGSFCSQKICSRYQLSAAMAFLSWFLILASSLFNLWLLPATL